caaagtcattaattaatttttaagcctccaagctgaaatgcaataccaaagtccggccttcgtcgaagattgcttggccaaaatttcaatcaattttattgaaaaatgagggtgtgacagtgccgcctcaacttttacaaaatgccggatatgacgtcatcaaagacatttatcgaaaaaatgaaaaaaaaacgtctggggatatcatacccaggaactctcatgtaaaatttcataaagatcggtccagtagtttactctgaatcgctctacacacacacacacacagacagacacacacacacacacacatacaccacgaccctcgtctcgattccccctctatgactacttgactaaatgtaaaaaggggggagtcttaaaatgggggtaaatttacagtacaaaggttatgaacaaagcgtctgagaaaacagggtcttaaaagagagggagtcttaaattggggggtcttaaaaaggggttccactgtagtttgATCACCTCCAATGTTTTTCGCGTCAGGTCCACCACTTTGTTCACAGCATTGCTGCGCTCTTCAGTCGATCGCACATGCTGATTCCACCTGATGGCAATAAAAACAACAGGCAGACCAATAGGTACATGTAATATGTGATACTTCTAGAGCGCATGACTCCAGGGTTAAAACCCTGCTCAGAGCACTTTACAATTTCCGggaaatatacacacacaaaaatataatTGTTTACATCCTCTCATTCACACCATTATAAATTATAACACATTGCAGTAcatgtataatgcattataaaacacacatacacacacaaactcgcgCACTAGGTAACTTTGAGAAAGATAAATTTTTTGAAGTACTGTACACCCATTTCTGAAACATAAAGAGAATTGAAGCAGGCAACTGCTTCACAAGATCTTATTGATTTGATTTTGCAATGTAAACAATTTTTACACTCACGTCATTTTCCTACCACCCTTCCTCACTTTCAAAAGAATTATTATACAGGGATTTTGCAGGATTGCTGTACTACCTAATTATTTGCTTGCCTTAAGTGAAAGAAATGTTGACAGAACTCACCCATTGTAGCAATGGATTCCCTTGAAAGTGACACCCGGCAGTGATGTTGCCAACTTGGCCAGACTGACTGCCGGCTCTCCTGGTTCCACACCACACCTGTACACGAAACCAACATTGCAGTCTAAGTGTTTATCATGTGTGCTTGAAGCACGCAACATGTGTACAAACTTATATGGTTTAACTTTCTCTGGGATTTGAGATCATAGTACTTTGAAAGTTACAATTTTGAGAACACTTGCAGAGGGAATTTTGTCATTTTTTGGGCCCTATCACTCATGCACCCCTTGAGACTTTATCAAACAATAACTGGATGCTGTGCCTCTGGAAAAACTGTCAATAAAGCCAGGCAAATTGTCAGACATCAGTCTGGGACAACGTAATGATAACAGAAGCAAACCCTCCAAGCATGTATCTCCTTCTTTGATTACTTTTAAGGGCATGAGCTTCATTTTTATCTCGTTACATCATGTCATCAAATTGTGTCCAAATATTCACCTGTCCTGCCCTACATTGACTTCAATGGCGATATGAATTGTAACACCCATCTCCGTGGCAACGTCACTGATATCTTGCAGGTTTGCGGCGTCATCCACAGTGATTGACACGGCAGCCTGCCGCGCCAGAGATGCCAGACGACGAAGTTTAGTCTTGCCCACAAGCTGAAACAGAAAATGTTTCACAATCAGTCATTGGATATTTTGCATTGCTTATATAAACATGCGACTGTGATTCTTGAAGTGCTGATGCATATATGCTATGGTCTGATGCAGCTACTGAAAGCAAATGTTTGAAAGATCAAATATGGTGTGCAGTGTGCAAAAAACTGAGCTAAATGGTTAGATTGGTTGACGTATATATGAGTAAGCTattgaaaaaattaaaaacactcaTTAATCTTTCTACGTCAAACACTGGCATCTCCAGGTCTTAATTTTAACCCGCAAATAAAGAAGGGACATATTTTCTGAACTAACATGTTTCTTTCAACCAGTTTCAACTTTCGTTTATCATCACTGTAAATATTTACACTTTTGTATGCTTATATCTACTTTCACTGCATGCATCTCTCACCTCGTTTGTGATAAAGACATCGGCAACTCCACCACCAACCATTGCCTCAGCTTCTGTCAACGTCTGGCAGCACATGCCCACCGCACCTGCTCTCATCTGGCACCAAACACAATACTACACTGATGCAAGAAAGGTAATTAAGTGTTCagatttttcatttttacattttagtAAAAATTCTTGATTTTGTCCACTATaaatatatactagaatgaatacccgcttcgccgggtatccggcttcgccgggaaaaagtagagccgaatacccggctttgccgggaaaaagtagagccaaatacccggctttgccgggaaaaagtagagccgaattgaagccgggtacccggctttgccgggaagaagtagaggaatacccggctttgccgggatgaaagtgttgtggacagtgaccttctaaaaatagtaacgggaatatccggcttcgccgggatgaaagcgttgtggacagtgaccttctaaaaatagttacggaaatatggattgacgccacacgaaggaagggagataaacgcaaaacactggagaagataaggaagagttactgggaatggatctgggaagatgaacagaaaaaccaaaatcggttcagcgctgcacgCTGAGAGCAgtacgtgttgaaaattctcatcgaccaggttgtgtccggggtctacctgaatatgcccaccaaatttgaagctgatccatcgagaactttggccgtgcatcgcgaacacacacacacacacacacacacacacacacagacagacacaagtcgtattaTATAGATGACATATATATTCATGAGTAACCAGTGTGAGTGCacatgtacaaaaacaaaccCCTCGATCATGATAAATAGAGATCAGACAAATAAAATGTCACAAGGCTAATATATATGTTCTGTTACTGCTACAGCGGACCCAACCCaatcacctccccccccccccccccccccttttttgtcttttttttcaatctgCCATATTATAACTcagagaaattcaggtctttaAAAGACTGGAGgcagtctgaaaatggagggtaaatttacagaggctatgaacagcaATCTgttaaaagcaaggtcttaaacagggggggggggggggggggggggttgcattgTACCACTACATgaactacatgtagcctaccaCTTCCAGTTCTAGACCTGAATTAAAGCTGCAAAAAACTAAGACAAGCTGTCGGTGTTTTACCTGCATTCTTGCAACTTCGGGACACTTGTGTGTCTTGACATGCGGTCTCACAGCAACACCGGGGTACTTTTCCATCGCTGTATTCATCTTGCCAACATTTTCCTCCAGTTTAttcaagcagacgacaagaGCCGGGGTGTCAATGTCGTCAACAGGATCTCCGATCGTGCACGGCTTCTGATAGGCGAGCATCTTGCTTGTGCTGAGAAGGCGGAGTCCTGCCGACTGTTTGGTGACTGCAATGCGAGTTGTGTCCCTGAAAAGTGTTCGAACACATAGACGAACTGATTGCATTCTCAAGATAAGTGAAAGTTCGTAGTCTTGCGCATCAAGAGGGACAACTCCCGAAACAATGAAGGCCGTGGCTGGAGGTCCGGCGAGCCGGATCCTGAGCCTGGGGGCTCAAGCACCGGCGAGTCGGTGCTCGAGCCCCCAGGCTCAGGATCCGGTGTGGCTATTTGAGATTGGCCCACATGGGCACATTAGCCTCGTTggtcttgtataaactccacactgaacaacaaaaaaacaaccttcGATAGtgctgatgagcgaccttgggtaccttacattcatgggaccaaatttgtccaacaaatttttttaatttaaactgatttgattcatcctaaaatgttcccttctcattcaagggacgtaaccactcggtacacttAAACTGACATGCTCAGtattttcgtccttaaataatttcacttctttcattttaccaggaaacaacatttcagtttCGAGTATACAGTATATCGAGTGGGTAATGTGACCACAGGGGCAAATCTCAAAGCACTCACACATGATGGGCGCGCCCGCTCACCGTGCCCTGTAAATCCGGCATTAGTTTTGAGGTTTGTCAGGAGTTTCTAATCAGAGAACTGTGGAGAAAGACTGATGAGTTGAACGCGTGTGTGTAAACTtagtacagtggtcgccgcttaataaagccacttctggaccgacgaaaaatgactttaataagcggcggatcagtttattaaccggcggtccaggaatacgtcattttcgaaagaaaaaaaaccttctcttttgtttacgtcacccagtcactttctttcgtcactgatttacacttgtttgaatcaaAATGTTCGTTAGCAAAGTCCTGGACACCCCCAGGTTTGCTGCACCTTCCCTCAAGCTTGTAAATTTGAGTTTCTCGCAGTCTGTTGAGTGTTGTCAAATCCTGGCGTTTTCTTTTCAGCATGTTTGATTCAATCCCTCTTGTTGCCAATCCGATAGAGAACAGTAAACTGATTTTAGTCATGAACACAACACGCGATCCAAGCTACACAATGAACTCAACACGTGCGGGTTTTATTGACTGAAGTTCTTTTCTGAACTCGGTTACTTCGTGATACGGCGTGAGCGTGGACATAAATAGGCCTATGACTTGAGCGattacaagaacaagataatgtgagttttagtcacaaactacgcgATTTCTCTgcgaaaactggctttaataagcggcgggttttGGGTTTATTAACCGGccttttctaatacataagatatagtgataaatccggaccgtctgaaatcggctttgataagcggctggctctattaatcgcggttttattaagcggcgtccactgtactGACGCTTTGACAAACGCagcagtcccccccccccccccccccccccccgattttgTTTTCGTATTTCTCAAAGATATGCCGTTTTTCTAGTACACTCTTCATAACAGATGGTTTGGAACTGTTCTCTTAGTCGAGAGAATGTACATATATTGTTAAAATGGCATTTCGTCAGCGACGCATACTTTTAATGTCTTGTCATATCCACATTTCTGCAAGCCCATGTCACGAAGTAAGCATCACAACATTTCACATTTCCCTACCACCCAAGCCCGTTAATGTTGCTTTTGTATTTTGTACCAAAAGTGATCCCCAATTGTAATACTCATTTGTGTTGAAGTTTGCAAAATGCTGACGTTTTGTATCCATACTGTAAAAAGCAATTACAGTTTAATCAAACTTTTCTAAAAAGTTCCAGTTCGTCCAAAAAAACTCACCAAAACGCCATGATATTTTTATACGCGTTATTGCAATTGTGTTATCaatactcatgtcaaatttaaaagcAATATAATGAGCAATTACAACACAACAGGGTTTTTACCCACATGCGGCCCACACAAAATGACGCCAAAACAGGCCTTTTATggcttctgacgaggctgataccagtcttcttcaaaacaacactgcttcgcacaacagctgaaccaaataaATTTGTAAGGGTAGAAAATGGGTTGTTTtttcatttagtcaaattttgactaaatgtttaaacatcgagggggaatcgaaacgagggtcgtggtgtatgtgtgtgcgtgcgtgtgtgcgtgcgtgcgtgcgtgtagagcgattcagaccaaactactggaccgatctttatgaaatttgacatgagagttcctgggtatgatatccccgaatggttttttttcatttttttgataaatgtctttgatgacgtcatatccggcttttcgtgaaagttgaggcggcactgtcacgctctcatttttcaaccaaattggttgaaattttggtcaagtaatcttcgacgaagcccggacttcggtattgcatttcagcttggtggcttaaaaattaattaatgactttggtcattaaaaatctgaaaattgtaaaaaaaattatttttttctacaacgatccaaatttacgttcatcttattctccatcatttgctgattccaaaaacatataaatatgttatattcggattaataacaagctctgaaaattaaatatataaaaattattatccaaATTAAATTtgtgaaatcaatttaaaaacactttcatcttattccttgtcggttcctgattccaaaaacatatagatatgatatgtttggattaaaaacacgctcagaaagttaaaacaaagagaggtacagaaaagcgtgctatccttctcagcgcaagtactaccccgctcttcctgtcaatttcactgcctttgctgtgcgcggtggactgacgatgctgcggtcttgctgcgttgcgttgcgttcagtttcattctgtgagttcgacagcgacctgactaaatgttgtattttcgccttacgcgacttgtttcatttgagATCAACAACAGGGTCACGcttgcttattttgattttttgtgtattttagtgtctaCACGTTTGCTTTtgagaatttgattttggggggtgtcctaggtctccggtgCACTGCATAAACACTACTTTATGAAAAATTAaactctttatttatttatttatttcaattacctttctggcaatatactaGGTTTTgatataactggccgcatcacaaagatctacagcaaAATGTATCCGTGTACTtcttttttatgacgggtagtgtagaaCAACAGTGGTGGTGCCTGAGTAATAGtggagaatggtggtgccagaccggTCCCAGACGGATTCCGAGTGAGTGGTGCTGCCAGCCCGCTTCTGGCGTGAGATAAATTAGTGTTTATGCAGGACACCCccccaaaataataataataatgcaaacttttatagcgctattctagaaaaatgtctactcttagcgctttacaatacatacatcgaccaagcatactatacacgcacaggcaaagaaaccgaccaaacataaccaacaaactatacatgcacaggcaaagaaagcgaccaaacatacaatacacgcacaggcaagataacgaccaaacataaacaaacatactatgaccaaacataaccaacatactatacgcgcgcaggcaaagagaacaatcagcacatgtaataattactgacaactaataatgcaggcatacaatgacagtccaatacacagcctaagcacaagaaccacagtaggcttctatataaaaacgtgtcaacggtactatttacacacactcacacagtgctgacacaaagcgcagaaaatatatatacacgttattttaggcgctaggtagggggtgaggtggggcgggatggggtgggtggggagatgctggggggggaaatcacttgcgctgaaagaggtgtgttttgagatttgtcttgaatgtagtgagagaatctgtgtgtctgagaggcagtggtaatctattccaggtcacaggggcttgataggcgaaggacctctcgccacatgtttttgtttgcactgtggggagtcggaagagtcgagtgtcggcggcggagcgaagctgacgagagggggtgtagagattgaggagttctgacaagtattctggggcagaaccagaaacgacggcaaaagaaagagaggagagtttgtattcgatccttttagtgattggcagccagtgtagagagtgaagaaggggtgtggcgtgttcatacttggaagatttgaagaccaggcgggcagcgttattttggatcctttgaagtctatctaaaaggtacttagggagaccggccagaagagaattgcaataatctatctttgagaggactaaagaacacactaacgttttggttgcatcagcggtgaggtagtgacggactgaactaatcttgcgcagctctagatagtaggcggacttgcagatgttagagatgtgtttttggaaagagagatGCCAGCATGTGTGAAAGACAAAGTGTTAGAGTGAGAATGGTAGTGCCTGACCTGTACCAGACCGAGAGTGCTGCATTGTGCCAGAGTGATTACAAATTTGAGGAAAAGGTTGTTACCATTGTATTTTtgtagaaattcaaatgcagtcaaatttaaacatttatttgaattaacaaaaaaccgaaagttattgaatttgatatattttattaagagtattttgaaagagttctgattatttgatcacgtttttttttattaaaacaaaaacgaagacagaaacatatacatacctgtaaaaaaaaagtatgattacaattatttagttgtaaattaagcttgatttattttcggttaattagaagtgttgtgtctcattattacatatctttttttgtcgtgtttttattgtgtgacaggggaggcgaCCGCttctttcacagcagactctgcacccgagttgttggcctttaagtcaacacctctggattgtggaattctgtttgtgatggggtctggtggtttccgattgtctgtatgttcatggaaaccttcgggtttgcataacagtttttatagggctaagaaattagccctaacattttcaatcctgtttgattgcacttcgcctcccgaggtgatcgtagtgtttcggcactcggttacaattgcaatatatttattttttaattcatgtaaccctagttttttttaaaaataaatattgacttgacttgatagaGGATATGCAAAAGCCAGGCCAGAGTGGCGGTGCCAGATGGTGCTCTCAACCACTCAACCATTCTTTCTTCTTCACACATGagcagtcacacacatacatgtattaacACACTCAGACTCAGAGCCACAAACCCATTTGTAAGAGAGCCATGGATAAAATTTATTCACAAAAAAGCCATAGAAAATAAACAATGTACAAGATGACGATCTGGTGTACACTGACAAGTAAACCAGGATTAATCTTTCTCACGCAGCGCACGGTGATGATTAAAACAGAAACTAAAACTTTTGTACTGAAGTTTAATGTAATTATTGTGCTttagcaaagagagagagagagagagagagagagagagagagagagagagagagagagagagagagagagagagagagagagagagagtgagtacctcgagagagaacagagagagagagagagagagagagagagagagagagagagagagagagagagagag
The sequence above is a segment of the Littorina saxatilis isolate snail1 linkage group LG3, US_GU_Lsax_2.0, whole genome shotgun sequence genome. Coding sequences within it:
- the LOC138962641 gene encoding D-threonine aldolase-like, giving the protein MQSVRLCVRTLFRDTTRIAVTKQSAGLRLLSTSKMLAYQKPCTIGDPVDDIDTPALVVCLNKLEENVGKMNTAMEKYPGVAVRPHVKTHKCPEVARMQMRAGAVGMCCQTLTEAEAMVGGGVADVFITNELVGKTKLRRLASLARQAAVSITVDDAANLQDISDVATEMGVTIHIAIEVNVGQDRCGVEPGEPAVSLAKLATSLPGVTFKGIHCYNGWNQHVRSTEERSNAVNKVVDLTRKTLEALKAAGLECPYVTGGGTGTFHFEAASKVFTEVQPGSYVFMDADYYKNLARDGNFDTEFLQSLFVLTTVQSAAASGERVVLDAGLKAVSLDSGVPMLSQRPDLTYHSGGDNHGIVTPGGDLPVGSKVWLIPGHCDPTVNLYDWIVGLRDGKVECVWPVSGRGPGN